A part of Aegilops tauschii subsp. strangulata cultivar AL8/78 chromosome 2, Aet v6.0, whole genome shotgun sequence genomic DNA contains:
- the LOC109771699 gene encoding large ribosomal subunit protein uL15x — protein MTTRFKKNRKKRGHVSAGHGRVGKHRKHPGGRGNAGGMHHHRILFDKYHPGYFGKVGMRYFHKLSNRFYTPTVNVERLWSMVPSDKAAEAGGDKAPVVDVSQFGYFKVLGKGMLPEKPIVVKAKLISKIAEKKIKAAGGAVVLVA, from the coding sequence ATGACGACCCGCTTCAAGAAGAACCGGAAGAAGCGCGGCCACGTGTCCGCCGGGCACGGGCGTGTGGGCAAGCACCGCAAGCATCCCGGAGGCCGCGGTAACGCCGGAGGCATGCACCACCACCGCATCCTCTTCGACAAGTACCATCCCGGCTACTTCGGCAAGGTCGGTATGCGCTACTTCCACAAGCTCAGCAACAGGTTCTACACACCGACGGTCAACGTCGAGAGGCTCTGGTCCATGGTTCCGTCCGACAAggcggcggaggccggcggcGACAAGGCCCCCGTGGTCGACGTCTCGCAGTTCGGCTACTTCAAGGTGCTCGGCAAGGGGATGCTGCCGGAGAAGCCCATCGTCGTCAAGGCCAAGCTCATCTCCAAGATCGCCGAAAAGAAGATCAAGGCCGCCGGCGGCGCAGTCGTGCTCGTTGCCTAG
- the LOC109771701 gene encoding probable GTP diphosphokinase RSH3, chloroplastic produces MPAAVACSVKCRPHHRLSAPQPHAALELLPRAPASAAGELRATRCRTPPSLSFARASDQGEAPYARPPSARRARAAVAGCEEVGPASSAAAAALLAGAQSRHAIFREELVRRAYYAAEAAHRGQMRASGDPYLQHCVETAALLAELGAGPPVIAAGLLHDTVDDAGLDYGSISEQFGAGVADLVKGVSNLSHLSKLARRNDTASRTDEADRLRTVFLAMEDARAVLIKLADRLHNMRTLDSLPKIKQQCFAKETLEIFAPLANQLGILNWKEQLENLCFKHLYPEQYEELSSNLHEFYNRDMIAAAIRRLEQALQVRGLSYRSISGRHKSIYSIYSKMTRKKLDMDEIYDVHGVRVILENKADCFTTLEVVHHLWPRIPGKFKDYVSSPKSNGYQSLHTVVLSEETLPLEIQIRTADMHLQAEFGIAAHWRYKEGVRNCSSSLPEMVEWVRCVVTWQCETLHIDHPSPPGLGSSPRATCTFPSDSDGCPFSYSKQCDHTGPILVILLENEKMSVQELPQNSKILDLLKRASSYDMQLSLRLNSHAVHNLNQELKMGDVLELIPSTPCKSGGYMRELNQMSDHRLAVSQS; encoded by the exons ATGCCGGCGGCGGTCGCTTGCTCCGTCAAGTGCCGGCCCCACCACCGCCTCTCGGCGCCGCAGCCCCACGCCGCGCTGGAGCTCCTCCCCCGCGCCCCGGCCTCCGCCGCCGGCGAGCTGCGGGCGACCCGGTGCCGGACCCCGCCTTCCCTCTCCTTCGCGCGCGCCTCCGACCAAGGGGAGGCTCCCTATGCCCGCCCGCCGTCCGCAAGGCGGGCCCGCGCTGCCGTGGCGGGGTGCGAGGAAGTCGGCCCCGCTTCTTCCGCGGCCGCGGCCGCCCTGCTCGCCGGCGCGCAGTCGCGGCACGCTATCTTccgcgaggagctcgtgaggaGGGCCTACTACGCGGCGGAGGCGGCCCACCGCGGCCAG ATGCGCGCGAGCGGCGACCCTTACCTGCAGCACTGCGTGGAGACGGCGGCGCTGCTCGCGGAGCTCGGCGCAGGCCCTCCGGTTATCGCGGCGGGGCTGTTGCACGACACGGTGGACGACGCAGGCCTGGATTACGGCTCCATCTCCGAGCAATTCGGTGCTGGCGTTGCGGACCTCGTGAAGGGG GTTTCTAATCTAAGTCATTTGAGCAAACTGGCTCGTAGAAACGATACGGCGAGCAGAACTGATGAAGCTGACAGATTGCGTACAGTCTTCCTTGCAATGGAGGATGCGAGAGCAGTGCTTATCAAACTTGCTGATAGGCTACACAATATGAGGACGTTGGATTCATTGCCCAAGATCAAACAGCAGTGCTTTGCAAAGGAAACACTGGAGATATTTGCTCCATTGGCGAATCAATTGGGCATCTTGAACTGGAAGGAGCAGCTTGAAAATCTGTGTTTCAAGCATCTTTACCCAGAGCAATATGAGGAACTGTCATCCAACCTTCATGAGTTTTACAACAGAGATATGATTGCAGCTGCAATAAGGCGATTGGAACAGGCCCTTCAGGTGAGAGGTCTATCCTATCGTTCCATATCAGGGAGACACAAGAGCATATACAGCATCTACAGCAAGATGACAAG AAAAAAACTGGACATGGATGAAATCTATGATGTACATGGAGTGCGTGTGATACTCGAGAATAAAGCTGATTGCTTCACCACATTAGAAGTTGTCCATCACTTGTGGCCTAGAATTCCTGGGAAGTTTAAAGACTATGTCAGCAGCCCCAAATCTAATGG GTACCAATCGCTGCACACGGTTGTTCTCAGTGAAGAAACACTCCCATTAGAGATCCAAATTCGTACTGCGGACATGCACTTGCAGGCAGAGTTTGGAATCGCTGCACATTGGAGATACAAGGAAGGCGTACGTAACTGCTCTTCATCTCTGCCTGAAATGGTTGAATGGGTTAGATGTGTCGTTACATGGCAGTGTGAAACTTTGCACATAGACCACCCTTCGCCTCCTGGACTTGGTTCTTCCCCAAGGGCAACATGCACCTTCCCTTCTGACTCTGATGGCTGTCCTTTCTCCTATTCAAAACAATGTGACCACACTGGACCAATCCTAGTGATACTTCTGGAGAATGAAAAG ATGTCGGTGCAAGAGCTCCCACAAAATTCGAAAATACTGGACCTGTTGAAGAGGGCTTCAAGCTACGACATGCAGTTGAGCCTAAGGCTGAACAGCCATGCTGTGCACAACCTGAACCAGGAGCTGAAGATGGGCGACGTGCTGGAGCTGATCCCTTCAACTCCATGCAAATCTGGAGGCTACATGAGGGAGCTCAACCAAATGTCTGATCACCGTCTCGCCGTTTCGCAGTCTTGA
- the LOC109771703 gene encoding transcription initiation factor TFIID subunit 9-like, with protein MDTGVGRTPPPAAAADAGDEPRDARVVKEILRSVGLNEGDYEPAVVHQFLRLAHRYTGDVLGDALAYADHAGRASLQADDVHLAIRSNATFGHEPPGREVFLEMAHSLNKNPLPKPPPGSTCLPHDQDMMMGQKYLCIPQMKPPTDNVKGTKSDNTCETSNPKVASPSCNNEDQTSSSNQQCSKRISSQLNAMAARAARRCIMKNRRSKMSQP; from the exons ATGGACACCGGGGTCGGACGGACCCCTCctcctgcggcggcggcggacgccgGCGATGAGCCACGGGACGCGCGTGTCGTGAAGGAGATCTTGCGTTCGGTGGGGCTTAATGAAGGGGATTACGAGCCGGCGGTGGTCCACCAGTTCCTGAGGCTCGCCCACCGGTACACCGGCGACGTGCTCGGCGACGCGCTGGCCTACGCGGATCACGCTGGCAGGGCGTCGCTCCAAGCAGACGACGTCCACCTCGCCATCCGCTCCAACGCAACGTTCGGCCACGAGCCGCCGGGCCGCGAG GTTTTTCTTGAAATGGCTCATAGCTTGAACAAAAACCCTCTACCCAAGCCCCCTCCCGGATCAACCTGTCTGCCACATGATCAAGACATGATGATGGGACAAAAATACTTATGCATTCCACAAATGAAGCCACCGACTGATAATGTTAAGGGAACCAAGAGCGACAACACCTGCGAAACCTCCAATCCTAAAGTTGCTTCTCCCAGTTGCAACAATGAAGATCAAACTAGTAGTAGTAATCAACAATGTTCTAAGAGGATTTCCTCCCAACTCAATGCTATGGCCGCTAGGGCAGCAAGGCGATGTATAATGAAGAACAGAAGATCCAAAATGTCCCAGCCTTGA